From a single Miscanthus floridulus cultivar M001 chromosome 8, ASM1932011v1, whole genome shotgun sequence genomic region:
- the LOC136473827 gene encoding putative disease resistance RPP13-like protein 1: protein MQEKCQSLKLSGLGETDLLDLLNMHAFSGVNPDDYRNLQQISKKMVGKLSGSPLAAKVLGGLLNSKRDSSTWNRMFTSSIYNIEQGKEGIMRVLRLSYQHLQTHLQACFRHCSLFHKNYEFTKKELVYLWMGSGLIQHVVDDKMPEDVGMEYLDILTKKSFFDIKSRPLSFHDIRCNFNEYDEEKYVIHDLLHELAVSASVKECVRVDRNFSEMNLKTVRHMYIEIINPTVVEQMSKAKKLRTCVMHFQEQDQAAQELILNKVLTVAKTLRVLSLTTNSVFKLPNEFGHLVHLRYLSLIRNGQSMTHVSWFPQSVYKLYNLQIMKYDDPHLAAPVRGKMDSLCNLVNLRHMQLPYFIMAMIPYIGKMTSLHELYGFFIQQRDGYTIGELKNLKNLCYLDVSGLDKVMNTEEAAEVMLNQKENLAAIALIVVSPVSSDSCDPSKAEQLLEKLQPHPNACKLKIQGYPGSRSPCWLEIPKLINLTSLFICDCKRLQRLPPIGQLPSLQYLYIINLESVDLVDSSFFGSEKPYGLQSLKVLEIQDMPICTEWVGPEGENLFPQLDTLVVRDCKVLRQLPNIPISIQHVEIYNAGLHAIPLPPSLGASSSSSPRLGLSLSKLTISCCPDLSTLWQGYSLPVLEELSIQQCASLSYLPEDSFCSPSALKTFDIVKCPNLKTGEIRLPPTVRYFTLGSCGDAETPLIYSLQDLTSLTRLFLNGCAMSLLPSKVFACLTGLTSVVFSDCAMTSLPSAQDFARLTNLENLDIWDCKEILSLDGIQGLSSLTFLVIIGCDSLVQDLPDISGEGADLSGCALEISELDIDHPSLLLKEPLRSMAIVKRLRISGGPELRLLPGEWLMRNCQALEVIVVRDASHLQRLPQEIGSLTSLQSLQKSNANLIQMLPGMPASLSNLHINNCHTELKERYKKNVGYDWGKIAHIHDVDIS, encoded by the exons ATGCAGGAAAAATGCCAGTCTTTGAAATTGAGTGGACTAGGAGAAACTGACCTTCTTGATCTACTGAACATGCATGCATTTTCTGGCGTTAATCCTGATGATTACAGAAATCTGCAGCAGATTAGCAAGAAAATGGTGGGAAAGCTCAGTGGTTCTCCATTGGCAGCAAAAGTTCTTGGTGGATTGTTGAACAGCAAAAGGGACAGTAGCACTTGGAACAGAATGTTCACATCAAGTATTTATAATATCGAACAGGGTAAGGAAGGGATCATGCGGGTATTAAGGTTAAGTTATCAGCATCTACAAACTCATTTGCAGGCATGTTTCAGGCACTGCAGCTTATTTCATAAAAACTATGAGTTCACAAAGAAAGAATTGGTGTACTTATGGATGGGATCAGGACTGATCCAACATGTGGTGGATGACAAGATGCCAGAGGATGTTGGAATGGAGTACTTGGATATATTAACCAAGAAATCTTTTTTTGATATCAAATCAAGGCCTCTATCTTTTCATGATATAAGATGCAATTTTAATGAATATGATGAAGAAAAATATGTTATTCATGATCTTTTGCATGAGTTGGCAGTTTCAGCTTCAGTAAAGGAATGTGTTAGAGTTGACAGGAATTTTTCTGAAATGAATCTAAAGACTGTTAGACACATGTACATTGAAATAATAAATCCTACTGTGGTTGAACAAATGTCTAAAGCAAAGAAATTGCGCACCTGTGTCATGCATTTTCAAGAGCAAGATCAAGCAGCACAAGAACTCATACTCAACAAAGTGTTGACTGTGGCCAAAACCTTGCGGGTGTTGTCCCTAACCACAAATTCTGTCTTCAAGCTGCCTAATGAATTTGGGCATCTAGTGCACCTTCGTTACTTGTCTCTCATTCGGAATGGACAAAGCATGACACATGTCTCCTGGTTCCCACAGTCCGTATACAAGTTATACAACCTGCAAATAATGAAGTACGATGATCCTCATCTTGCAGCTCCTGTAAGAGGAAAAATGGACAGTCTCTGTAATCTAGTTAATTTGCGTCATATGCAGTTACCATATTTTATAATGGCTATGATTCCTTACATAGGAAAGATGACTTCTCTACATGAACTATATGGTTTCTTCATCCAACAAAGAGATGGATATACTATTGGTGAACTAAAGAATCTAAAGAACCTCTGCTATTTGGATGTTTCAGGTCTTGACAAAGTAATGAACACAGAAGAAGCTGCTGAAGTTATGTTGAACCAGAAAGAGAATCTAGCTGCAATAGCGCTTATAGTTG TTAGCCCAGTCTCTTCTGACTCATGTGACCCAAGCAAAGCTGAGCAACTTCTTGAAAAACTTCAACCACATCCTAACGCTTGTAAATTGAAGATTCAAGGATATCCTGGTTCTCGATCTCCATGTTGGCTGGAAATTCCCAAACTCATCAATTTGACATCTCTCTTTATATGTGATTGTAAAAGATTGCAGCGTCTTCCACCTATTGGGCAGCTACCTTCTCTCCAGTATCTCTATATAATTAATCTGGAATCAGTTGACCTTGTGGATTCTTCATTTTTTGGAAGTGAGAAACCTTATGGACTGCAATCCCTTAAGGTATTAGAGATTCAAGACATGCCTATATGCACTGAATGGGTTGGACCCGAGGGTGAGAACTTATTTCCCCAGCTTGACACACTTGTGGTGCGTGACTGTAAGGTGTTGAGACAACTACCAAATATACCTATTAGCATTCAACATGTTGAAATCTATAATGCTGGTCTACATGCTATACCGCTGCCACCAAGTTTAGGTGCAAGTTCCTCTTCATCGCCGAGGCTGGGCCTGTCTCTTTCAAAGTTAACAATTTCTTGCTGCCCAGATCTGTCAACTTTGTGGCAGGGGTACTCTCTTCCTGTTCTGGAGGAATTGTCCATCCAACAATGTGCGAGCCTGTCATACCTACCTGAGGATTCATTTTGTTCACCTTCTGCTCTGAAGACCTTTGATATAGTGAAGTGTCCAAATTTGAAGACAGGAGAGATCAGGTTGCCCCCTACGGTGAGATATTTCACTTTGGGATCGTGTGGTGATGCTGAAACTCCACTGATTTACTCATTGCAAGATCTCACATCACTGACGCGATTGTTTTTAAATGGGTGTGCAATGTCATTACTCCCTTCTAAAGTTTTTGCGTGTTTGACAGGCCTAACTTCTGTGGTGTTTAGTGACTGTGCAATGACATCCCTCCCCTCCGCACAAGACTTTGCAAGACTGACAAATCTTGAAAATCTAGACATCTGGGATTGCAAAGAGATACTTTCACTGGATGGAATTCAAGGGCTCAGCTCGCTCACATTCTTGGTAATCATTGGTTGTGACAGCCTTGTTCAAGATTTGCCTGACATATCAGGGGAGGGTGCTGATCTATCCGGTTGTGCCTTGGAGATCAGCGAGCTTGATATTGACCACCCATCTCTCTTACTCAAGGAGCCATTAAGGAGCATGGCCATTGTGAAGAGGCTCCGAATTTCTGGCGGTCCTGAACTAAGACTTTTACCTGGGGAATGGCTTATGCGCAACTGTCAAGCCCTAGAAGTGATTGTAGTGCGTGATGCTTCCCATTTGCAACGTTTACCACAAGAGATTGGAAGTCTGACCTCCCTGCAGTCATTGCAGAAATCCAATGCAAATCTGATTCAGATGCTTCCAGGTATGCCTGCATCTCTGAGTAATCTACACATCAACAATTGCCACACTGAGCTCAAGGAACGCTACAAAAAGAATGTAGGCTATGATTGGGGCAAGATTGCACACATTCATGATGTGGATATTTCCTAA